Proteins from one Vanessa atalanta chromosome 15, ilVanAtal1.2, whole genome shotgun sequence genomic window:
- the LOC125069388 gene encoding maternal protein tudor-like isoform X1 yields MALPAEAQRSFRLYVTHVDGEGLFLKISGQLDQQSSLMVESLFETARNNLEQGVGVVPPTAIHEGVICAAKYKDGTYYRAKIINVTNLATGLVGVHFIDYGNKDIISLSTIRFLDSYDPMFLQLRGQATDYYLSRVMHPSGRWDEPLLLKLQSLLCYAEYPATVEAQTMSLPIISIQFKGNDLSTHLVSKRFGVALPVPKQEVLLLQMADNQHGTSWSPTLLTDTAPFTEHVPFLINQNFPNPASAMRLNQNVTVPFNGAPVNSGVGQRLLVNRASRNMVNLRAPVRQLQNAQTSAPLALPTTPPSVSTITNKSPSPKKSITYKSRLLEVNSQHKVFVSFAEEGPELFAVQLVSDAKKLQDMMDDINRRPHSSLTEPPMIGTVCLGRMSGDRIICRAIVMNLSGSQCKLFFVDFGDTEMVSYYDIFDIPEEFVKPNVFAMRFCLSGVKKLQKSPHLNEAFKQLVNGKVLTLRVVSPEGPPLIQYGELFLDNKSIIELLMANMKDKLQFKWMEMLPLGSKQSVLVSYVDSCIKFYVQLSDKIDDLKAVMGAVKNHCENTSSPGELTVGSVCCARFPDDDNWYRAMVMETSGNKVVVAYVDYGNEQQVDISDLRTITPELTRLPAQAMKCALKGFENRPIETKTSNQLEMLALEKTLMAHIGGVLSNDTMLVTLIDDTVTPPLDVARKMNQLSQPRSNTIEAKATTPVRKDAPEPFSSPESSVPDDSRKRSFKREKSFKDERRRDGEEFSQRGSSFRGRDQKEGFERSGAGRHSEKYGSKPERGERRGPPRPRENNAPPPTNNEDDWEENAQTMPPPARPNRDNARERRKPRTELQDKRGAWKKEGSGVGKRLRQAAEAASLDAQSHTHTGQQRATSIQDRLKRDNRFTQDENHRTDDRGNRNFRPERRDNRGERRDNWGDKKDNWNQKRDNRNERGERYDRGERHDRGERVGRSNFSPRERAERNDRSFASDGDKRSERSFRSQDSGRERNGRAPPYKPRGKFSQVQYKELTKPLPLETPFIEPSVEIGSQHEVSVTWIISPENFYTQILSLQPKFLEMMHMIPELYKGVKSYSGNVPVGASVLARYPSDGVLYRATIVSVQPFSKFIVRYVDFGNKQLVDAKDIWQMEEQLMELPKMAVHCSLSGVGPKDGDWKANPEIDLCFNAPRYQCVFQECVEDQYKVSLWNNGASVADLLVEKQLAIMSENQSSVTLKDEAIDLTIIVGQQILCRVTHVESFDKFFVQLDLDKADLVESAIASFDEAKLTPLTAESLLDGVHCTVKHDNKVYRAILNDVSDTDNIVAILPDYGNSITTTLDKLMILPTELSVYYYQSLRCCLNNYTKDSKTLISLDDLKKTLTGNKFIIFVNNVEEISLISTLYDGLTGHKIAIFEPDDGAYDEVVPLCTRAVFNYNFGNAYLSHIENLNEFYLQKSSDGDKIAQLLEDLYKFYEEGTPEALTEFEADALCAAKSSDGNWYRGTILSSSETEVKVQFPDYGNSETVSKESLKKLDSKFFEPCSLALVASLGLVSLQDDTISKLLEWTTEKEIQVTLAFGNDGWLANLHLDGVDLSIKLINEKLAAPQIASDETPQEPTTEVPVEEPISLPEGCTQVYISHIDTPGHFWLQMLNKVDKIEEIQAELQSNADSYTDIETREMGTICVAKYLADDQWYRAEILDSDSDITTIRFIDYGNTDVLDNQPGLLKIIPEHLKEIERYAIKSSVNAIPTGTGQWTEPASDYFTQLVGDVSSPVDALIVLKDVTTYVDIFVNGQNVTDKLVSEGHATRSEETECGDLPSCFASHVNSPSEFWIQLETAAPELQSMEAAMIDAENFPELTEKEEGVLCAAKYPEDGAWYRAQVIVDGSEGTEVLFMDYGNASIANELRSLPDELKVKPALSRKCALQKPRDVKTWSRKSEIKFNDLAAEGATIFNVQFIASGDISIVELYLEGKSVTEELVGLCEEHPASERPTPVGQDLNANGKICYVNSLDEFYVHLDDSISNLDKITEKLREGEEFEPITELKVGSICAAFWDEDQQWYRSKILEFCDTGYHVQFIDYGNKAKCEKFRQLPEDIAIIEPLGKCCRLAGFTDDVSNESAKSKLDDLVAELVTFQIEFLDSLKEPSLVRLLLNGTDLSSVLKSDSPDIADEADLVDEKAIDAPSNQNHSEDLNSSQQDLNESISSSNTIIENKSYEEEKDNLNESIKSSESSKNQTLTPEKNISTLETSNEASTIPEKVDSLAAMTTDTNNISEEGQDKISKDAVSPEKKIESKDDQNVE; encoded by the exons ATGGCTCTACCTGCAGAAGCTCAAAGATCTTTCAGACTTTACGTGACCCATGTGGATGGTGAAGGTCTTTTTCTGAAGATAAGTGGTCAGCTAGATCAACAATCTTCCCTGATGGTCGAAAGCTTATTTGAAACCGCTCGAAATAATTTAGAACAGGGCGTAGGAGTGGTACCACCAACAGCTATCCACGAAGGTGTAATTTGTGCCGCCAAGTATAAAGATGGAACCTATTATAGagcaaaaattattaatgtgaCGAATCTCGCTACCGGTTTAGTGGGAGTGCACTTCATTGATTACGGTAACAAAGACATTATTTCATTAAGTACTATACGCTTCTTAGATAGTTATGATCCTATGTTTTTACAATTACGAGGCCAAGCCACGGACTACTATTTATCTCGTGTCATGCATCCGTCTGGAAGATGGGACGAACCTTTACTTCTAAAACTTCAGAGTTTGCTCTGCTACGCTGAATACCCTGCGACAGTTGAGGCTCAAACAATGTCATTACCAATTatatcaatacaatttaaagGGAATGACTTATCGACACATCTTGTATCTAAAAGGTTTGGAGTTGCATTACCGGTACCCAAACAAGAAGTTCTGCTGTTGCAAATGGCTGACAATCAGCATGGAACAAGCTGGTCACCAACCTTGTTGACTGACACTGCACCTTTTACGGAACATGTCCCATTCTTAATTAATCAAAACTTCCCTAACCCTGCGTCTGCTATGCGTTTGAATCAAAATGTAACAGTACCATTTAATGGTGCCCCTGTTAACTCTGGGGTGGGCCAGAGATTACTAGTCAACAGAGCCTCAAGGAACATGGTGAATCTAAGAGCCCCAGTACGTCAACTACAAAATGCTCAAACTTCAGCTCCATTAGCTTTACCTACTACACCACCATCAGTATctacaataacaaacaaatcaCCGTCTCCTAAGAAATCTATAACTTACAAGAGTAGACTTCTTGAAGTTAATTCACAGCACAAAGTATTTGTATCTTTTGCTGAAGAAGGCCCTGAGCTATTTGCTGTTCAACTTGTATCAGATGCAAAAAAATTGCAAGACATGATGGATGATATAAATAGAAGGCCACACAGTAGCCTCACAGAGCCTCCTATGATTGGAACAGTGTGTCTTGGTAGAATGTCTGGAGATCGTATAATTTGCAGAGCAATTGTAATGAATTTGTCTGGATCTCAGTGTAAATTATTCTTTGTGGACTTTGGAGATACAGAAATGGTGTCATACtatgatatttttgatattcCTGAGGAGTTTGTTAAGCCAAATGTTTTTGCTATGCGTTTTTGTTTATCTGGTGTAAAGAAGTTACAGAAAAGCCCGCATTTGAATGAGGCATTTAAGCAACTAGTTAATGGTAAGGTTTTGACTTTAAGAGTAGTGTCACCGGAAGGACCACCGTTGATTCAGTACGGAGAGCTGTTTTTGGACAACAAAAGTATAATAGAATTGTTAATGGCAAATATGAAAGATAAATTGCAATTTAAGTGGATGGAGATGCTGCCATTAGGGAGTAAACAATCAGTATTAGTGTCATATgtagatagttgtataaaattctaTGTACAATTGTCTGACAAAATTGATGATCTTAAGGCTGTCATGGGTGCTGTTAAAAACCACTGTGAAAATACTTCATCACCAGGAGAGCTAACCGTGGGTTCTGTATGCTGTGCAAGGTTTCCTGATGATGATAACTGGTACAGAGCAATGGTTATGGAAACTTCAGGGAACAAAGTTGTTGTTGCCTATGTGGACTATGGTAATGAGCAACAAGTCGACATCTCAGACTTAAGAACAATTACACCGGAGTTGACAAGACTGCCTGCACAAGCCATGAAATGTGCGCTTAAA GGGTTTGAAAACAGACCGATAGAAACCAAGACATCGAACCAATTGGAAATGTTAGCTTTAGAGAAAACTCTAATGGCACACATCGGTGGTGTTTTGTCCAATGACACTATGCTTGTTACTTTGATTGATGACACTGTTACCCCACCACTGGATGTGGCTAGAAAAATGAACCAGCTGTCTCAACCAAGAAGCAACACAATTGAG GCTAAAGCGACAACACCGGTACGTAAAGATGCTCCAGAACCATTCAGTTCTCCGGAGAGTAGTGTTCCTGACGACAGTAGGAAAAGAAGTTTCAAGCGCGAAAAGAGCTTCAAAGATGAGAGACGTAGGGATGGAGAGGAATTCAGTCAAAGAGGAAGCAGCTTCCGTGGACG AGATCAAAAGGAGGGCTTCGAGAGATCAGGCGCGGGACGTCACAGTGAAAAATACGGCTCGAAGCCCGAAAGAGGCGAAag ACGTGGTCCACCGAGACCTCGTGAAAACAACGCTCCGCCTCCCACGAATAACGAAGATGACTGGGAAGAAAACGCTCAGACCATGCCTCCGCCGGCAAGGCCCAACAGAGACAACGCGAGGGAAAG AAGAAAACCTAGGACAGAGCTTCAAGACAAAAGAGGCGCGTGGAAGAAGGAAGGAAGTGGTGTTGGCAAACGACTAAGACAGGCAGCTGAAGCCGCTTCGTTAGACGCGCAATCGCATACGCATACCGGCCAACAAAGGGCCACCTCCATACAGGACAGATTGAAACG TGATAATAGATTCACTCAAGATGAAAACCACAGGACTGATGATCGCGGCAATCGAAACTTTAGACCCGAGAGAAGGGACAATCGAGGTGAGAGACGTGATAATTGGGGTGACAAGAAAGATAACTGGAACCAAAAGCGAGATAACAGAAACGAAAGAGGAGAAAGATACGATAGAGGCGAAAGGCATGACAGAGGAGAGCGAGTAGGCAGAAGTAATTTCTCGCCACGAGAGCGAGCTGAAAGAAATGACCGTTCATTTGCTTCCGACGGTGACAAAAGATCCGAAAGGAGCTTCCGGTCTCAAGATAGCGGAAGAGAACGTAACGGCCGAGCACCGCCATACAAACCTCGGGGCAAGTTTAGTCAAGTTCAATACAAAGAATTAACCAAACCGCTACCCCTAGAGACACCGTTTATTGAACCGTCCGTCGAAATAGGATCACAGCATGAAGTGTCCGTCACGTGGATAATCTCACCAGAAAATTTTTACACACAAATATTATCGTTACAACCTAAATTTTTAGAAATGATGCACATGATTCCCGAATTATATAAAGGAGTTAAGTCTTATTCTGGAAACGTCCCAGTTGGTGCGTCGGTATTAGCTCGATACCCGTCTGATGGTGTACTCTATAGAGCAACAATAGTCTCAGTCCAGCCGTTCTCAAAGTTCATAGTTCGTTACGTGGACTTTGGTAACAAGCAACTCGTGGATGCAAAAGATATTTGGCAAATGGAGGAACAATTGATGGAGCTTCCAAAGATGGCTGTTCATTGTTCTCTGTCTGGTGTAGGCCCTAAGGATGGCGATTGGAAGGCAAATCCAGAAATAGATCTTTGTTTCAACGCCCCACGTTACCAGTGCGTGTTCCAAGAATGTGTAGAAGATCAGTACAAGGTATCTCTATGGAACAATGGCGCTAGTGTAGCCGATCTACTCGTTGAAAAGCAGCTAGCTATTATGTCGGAAAATCAATCGTCGGTCACTTTGAAAG ATGAGGCAATTGACTTGACAATCATTGTTGGGCAACAAATACTATGCAGGGTGACACACGTGGAATCGTTCGATAAATTTTTCGTTCAACTTGATTTGGATAAAGCTGACTTGGTTGAAAGTGCCATAGCCAGCTTCGATGAGGCTAAG TTAACGCCTCTGACTGCTGAGAGTCTTCTAGACGGAGTCCATTGTACAGTTAAACATGACAATAAAGTATATCGCGCAATACTTAACGATGTCTCGGATACCGACAATATAGTAGCTATTTTACCAGATTACGGGAATTCTATTACTACCACTTTGGATaag ctaATGATACTACCAACGGAACTGAGTGTTTACTATTATCAATCTCTACGATGCtgtctaaataattatacaaaagacTCGAAAACTTTAATATCTCTTGATGACCTGAAGAAAACACTGACTGGAAAcaagtttataatattcgttaatAACGTTGAAGAGATCTC gtTGATTTCAACATTGTATGACGGATTAACTGGTCATAAGATAGCAATATTCGAGCCGGATGATGGAGCTTATGATGAAGTAGTGCCCCTGTGTACGAGAGCCGTGTTCAATTACAATTTCGGAAACGCCTATTTGTCACATATAGAAAATCTTAAcgaattttatttgcaaaaatcTTCCGATGGTGATAAGATTGCTCAACTCTTAGAAGATTTATACAAATTCTACGAAGAAG GTACACCTGAGGCTCTAACTGAATTTGAAGCAGATGCATTATGCGCAGCTAAATCATCTGACGGTAACTGGTATAGAGGAACTATACTTAGCTCATCTGAGACTGAAGTGAAAGTACAATTCCCAGACTATGGTAACTCGGAAACGGTGTCTAAAGAATCGCTCAAAAAACTCGATTCTAAATTCTTTGAACCGTGTTCTTTAGCTCTAGTCGCTAGCTTGGGTCTTGTGTCTCTACAGGATGATACTATTAGTAAGCTACTAGAATGGACAACTGAAAAAGAAATTCAGGTCACTCTTGCATTTGGTAATGATGGATGGCTTGCAAATCTACACTTAGACGGTGTCGATCTttctataaaactaattaatgaaAAGTTAGCTGCCCCTCAGATCGCTTCTGATGAAACTCCCCAAGAACCCACAACCGAAGTTCCTGTCGAAGAGCCAATTTCACTACCGGAAGGTTGTACACAAGTTTACATTAGTCATATTGATACACCTGGACACTTTTGGttacaaatgttaaataaagtaGACAAAATAGAAGAAATCCAAGCAGAATTGCAAAGTAATGCAGATAGTTACACCGATATTGAAACCAGAGAAATGGGGACAATATGTGTTGCTAAATATTTAGCAGATGATCAATGGTACCGAGCAGAGATTCTCGATTCAGATTCGGATATAACAACCATTCGTTTTATTGACTATGGCAACACTGATGTTTTAGATAATCAGCCCGGATTACTAAAAATTATCCCAGAACATTTGAAAGAAATCGAACGATATGCCATTAAGTCTAGTGTAAATGCGATACCGACAGGAACTGGGCAATGGACGGAGCCGGCATCCGATTACTTTACACAGCTTGTTGGTGATGTATCGTCGCCTGTAGATGCACTGATCGTTCTTAAAGATGTCACAACTTATGTAGATATCTTCGTAAATGGCCAAAACGTAACCGATAAATTAGTTTCAGAAGGCCATGCTACTAGATCCGAGGAAACGGAATGCGGTGATTTACCTTCTTGTTTCGCTAGTCATGTTAATTCTCCGTCCGAATTTTGGATTCAACTTGAAACTGCAGCTCCAGAATTACAATCAATGGAGGCAGCGATGATTGATGCCGAAAACTTCCCTGAACTCACTGAAAAAGAAGAAGGCGTTTTGTGTGCTGCTAAATATCCTGAAGATGGTGCCTGGTACAGGGCACAAGTGATTGTTGACGGTTCTGAAGGCACAGAAGTGTTATTCATGGATTACGGAAATGCATCAATTGCAAACGAATTACGTAGTCTTCCTGATGAACTGAAAGTTAAACCGGCTCTTTCTAGAAAGTGTGCTCTACAAAAGCCTCGTGATGTAAAAACTTGGTCACGAAAATCTGAGATCAAATTTAATGATTTGGCTGCTGAAGGAGCCACTATTTTTAATGTACAGTTTATTGCCTCAGGTGACATTTCTATAGTAGAACTTTATCTGGAAGGGAAATCAGTTACTGAGGAGCTGGTTGGACTCTGTGAAGAACACCCAGCTTCTGAAAGACCTACTCCTGTAGGACAAGACTTGAATGCTAATGGAAAAATTTGTTATGTTAACTCTTTAGATGAGTTTTACGTACACTTAGATGACTCTATATCCAATCTTGATAAAATTACAGAGAAATTAAGGGAAGGTGAAGAATTCGAACCTATCACGGAGCTGAAAGTGGGCTCTATATGTGCTGCTTTCTGGGATGAAGACCAACAATGGTACAGATCTAAGATCTTAGAGTTTTGTGACACAGGATATCACGTGCAATTTATTGACTACGGCAACAAAGCTAAATGTGAAAAATTCAGACAATTACCTGAGGATATTGCAATTATTGAGCCATTGGGTAAATGTTGCCGTCTAGCTGGATTTACTGATGATGTTTCAAATGAATCCGCCAAATCAAAACTCGACGATTTAGTTGCTGAGCTAGTAACATTCCAAATAGAATTTTTAGATAGCCTCAAAGAACCATCTCTAGTAAGACTATTATTAAATGGTACAGACCTAAGCTCTGTACTTAAAAGTGATTCACCAGATATCGCCGACGAAGCCGATCTGGTAGATGAAAAAGCAATTGATGCACCTAGCAACCAGAATCATTCCGAAGACTTAAATTCGTCACAGCAAGACTTGAATGAAAGCATAAGTAGTAGTAACACaataatagaaaacaaatcATATGAAGAAGAGAAAGACAACTTAAATGAGAGTATTAAGTCCAGTGAATCAAGCAAGAATCAAACGCTAACACctgagaaaaatatttcaactctagAAACTTCTAATGAGGCATCAACAATACCTGAAAAGGTCGATTCTTTGGCAGCTATGACTACAGATACGAACAATATTAGTGAAGAAGGTCAAGATAAAATAAGCAAAGATGCAGTGTCTccggaaaaaaaaattgaatcaaaGGATGATCAAAacgttgaataa